In Niveispirillum cyanobacteriorum, the following proteins share a genomic window:
- a CDS encoding glutathione S-transferase family protein translates to MALVLFGHPFSSYTQKVLIALTENATPFEFRCLGPDHPDNAAEWLKRWPIRKFPLLVDGDRQLAETSVIIEYLHLAHPGPVRLLPNDAMMALDVRFMDRFFDQHVMNAAQHAVDGALTGDPVKRRDGMTMAVEKLERAYAWLETYLTNRIWAVGDIFSMADCAAAPALFYADWTHPIADGYTALRAYRARLLARPSVMEAVEGGRPYRHLFPLGAPDRD, encoded by the coding sequence ATGGCGTTGGTCCTGTTTGGTCACCCCTTCTCGTCCTACACGCAGAAGGTGCTGATCGCACTGACGGAGAATGCAACGCCGTTCGAATTCCGCTGTCTCGGTCCCGACCATCCCGACAATGCGGCGGAATGGCTGAAACGTTGGCCAATTCGCAAATTCCCTCTGTTGGTCGATGGCGACCGGCAGTTGGCGGAAACCAGCGTCATCATCGAGTATCTGCATCTTGCCCATCCCGGCCCTGTCCGCCTGCTGCCGAATGATGCGATGATGGCTTTGGATGTGCGCTTTATGGATCGGTTCTTCGATCAGCATGTGATGAATGCGGCGCAGCATGCCGTGGACGGTGCCCTTACCGGCGATCCAGTGAAACGCCGCGACGGCATGACCATGGCGGTTGAAAAACTGGAACGCGCTTACGCGTGGCTGGAGACATACCTGACCAACCGCATCTGGGCGGTGGGTGACATATTTAGCATGGCCGATTGCGCCGCCGCCCCGGCACTGTTCTATGCCGACTGGACCCACCCCATCGCCGATGGCTACACGGCCCTGCGCGCCTATCGCGCCCGACTGCTGGCCCGGCCATCGGTGATGGAGGCGGTGGAGGGCGGGCGGCCCTACCGGCACCTGTTCCCCTTGGGCGCACCGGATCGGGACTGA
- a CDS encoding MFS transporter, translated as MVTEQALTAEADKRPGTWTLPALSLSILLSSLGTSIANIGLPSLAASFTVPFAQVQWVVLAYLLATTTLIVSAGRLGDRIGRRRLLVGGIALFTLASGLCGLAPSLPLLIAARALQGLGAAAMMAMSMALVAGIVDKARTGRAIGMLGSMSAVGTALGPSLGGMILAVAGWQGLFLINVPLGIAAFALVRTQVPTDAETGRNKGSGDPLGTMLLAGALAAYALAMTIGRQGGGFGPMLVVATLLLTGMFILWQVAAPSPLLDLSLFLDGGLRAALLANILVSMIMMATLVLGPFYLTRALGQSPALTGLIMVTGPCLSALAGVPSGRAVDRFGSGRMILAGLGGVSLGCLFMATAPATWGVAGYMLPIAVMTGGYALFQAANNTGVMGGQPAERRGLVSGLLNLSRNLGLITGTACLGAVFSLTVGTADIATATPNLIAAGMRAAFLGAGMLVMMTTGLVWGTTARR; from the coding sequence ATGGTAACGGAGCAGGCATTGACGGCGGAGGCGGATAAGAGGCCGGGCACCTGGACCCTGCCCGCCTTGTCACTGTCCATCCTTCTGTCCTCGTTGGGCACCAGCATCGCCAATATCGGCCTGCCTAGTCTGGCCGCCTCCTTCACCGTGCCCTTCGCGCAGGTGCAATGGGTGGTTCTGGCTTATCTGCTGGCTACCACCACCCTGATCGTGAGCGCGGGCCGCCTGGGGGATCGCATCGGCCGGCGGCGTCTGCTGGTGGGCGGCATCGCCCTGTTCACGCTGGCCTCCGGCCTGTGCGGTCTGGCCCCATCCCTGCCCCTGTTGATCGCCGCGCGGGCGTTGCAGGGTCTGGGGGCAGCGGCCATGATGGCCATGTCGATGGCCCTGGTCGCCGGTATCGTGGACAAGGCGCGCACAGGCCGGGCCATAGGTATGCTGGGCAGCATGTCGGCGGTCGGCACGGCCCTGGGGCCGTCGCTTGGCGGAATGATCCTGGCTGTCGCGGGCTGGCAGGGCCTGTTCCTTATCAATGTGCCGCTGGGCATTGCGGCCTTCGCCCTGGTCCGTACGCAGGTGCCGACGGATGCAGAAACGGGTAGGAACAAGGGAAGCGGCGACCCGTTGGGCACCATGCTGCTGGCCGGTGCCCTGGCCGCCTATGCGCTGGCCATGACCATTGGCCGGCAGGGCGGTGGGTTCGGGCCGATGCTGGTGGTGGCGACCCTGCTCCTGACCGGCATGTTCATCCTGTGGCAGGTGGCCGCCCCATCGCCGCTGCTGGACCTGTCGTTGTTCCTTGACGGTGGCCTGCGCGCCGCGCTGCTGGCCAATATCCTGGTCTCTATGATCATGATGGCGACGCTGGTGTTAGGGCCCTTCTATCTGACACGGGCCCTGGGCCAGTCCCCGGCCCTGACGGGGCTGATCATGGTGACCGGCCCCTGCCTCTCCGCCCTGGCGGGCGTCCCCTCGGGTCGCGCGGTTGACCGGTTCGGCAGTGGTCGCATGATTCTGGCCGGTCTGGGCGGGGTCAGCCTTGGCTGCCTGTTCATGGCGACGGCACCCGCCACCTGGGGTGTTGCCGGCTATATGCTGCCCATCGCGGTAATGACCGGCGGCTACGCCCTGTTTCAGGCGGCCAATAATACCGGCGTGATGGGCGGACAGCCGGCGGAACGGCGCGGCCTTGTCTCCGGCCTGCTGAACCTGTCGCGCAACCTGGGCCTGATCACGGGCACCGCCTGCCTGGGCGCAGTTTTCAGCCTGACCGTCGGTACGGCAGACATCGCCACGGCCACACCAAACCTGATCGCAGCGGGGATGCGGGCGGCGTTCCTGGGGGCGGGGATGCTGGTGATGATGACAACCGGGCTTGTCTGGGGAACCACTGCCCGCCGCTAA
- a CDS encoding ABC transporter permease, whose product MRGLFNTLLANRKAAIGAAIVALFILVALAAPLVAPFDINQRVASPHEAPSAEHVMGATRMGRDVLSQTIHGTQTSLIVGFAAGLLVTVLGTAIGVTAGYFGGKVDEVLNLFTNISLVIPNLPLMLVLAAFIGQTGPFVIALIIGLTSWGWGARVTRAQTLSLRQRDYILAAEMLGEPAWRIITFELLPNLISIIGFNFIGSVLYSVITEATMEFLGLGDPMVVSWGTMLYHAQSTSALQVGAWWEMAAPCLALVLFGSGLSLINFAVDEIANPRLRTLRVPAKVLAALTNRTSNQGGRA is encoded by the coding sequence ATGCGCGGCCTGTTCAACACATTGCTTGCCAACCGGAAGGCCGCCATCGGTGCGGCCATCGTGGCCCTGTTCATCCTGGTGGCGCTCGCCGCCCCCCTGGTGGCGCCGTTTGACATCAACCAGCGCGTGGCCAGCCCGCATGAGGCGCCCAGCGCCGAACATGTTATGGGTGCCACCCGCATGGGCCGCGATGTCCTGTCCCAGACCATCCATGGCACACAGACCAGCCTGATTGTCGGCTTTGCCGCCGGCCTCCTGGTCACCGTGCTGGGAACGGCCATCGGCGTCACCGCCGGCTATTTCGGCGGCAAGGTGGATGAGGTGCTGAACCTGTTCACCAACATCTCGCTGGTCATCCCCAACCTGCCCTTGATGCTGGTGCTGGCCGCCTTCATCGGGCAGACGGGGCCGTTCGTGATCGCGCTGATCATCGGATTGACCAGCTGGGGATGGGGTGCGCGCGTCACCCGCGCCCAGACCCTATCCCTGCGCCAGCGTGACTACATACTGGCTGCCGAAATGCTGGGCGAACCCGCTTGGCGTATCATCACCTTCGAACTGCTGCCCAACCTGATCTCCATCATCGGCTTCAACTTCATCGGCTCCGTGCTCTATTCGGTGATCACGGAGGCGACGATGGAGTTTCTGGGCCTGGGCGACCCGATGGTCGTGTCCTGGGGCACCATGCTCTATCACGCGCAATCCACATCGGCCCTGCAGGTGGGTGCCTGGTGGGAAATGGCGGCGCCCTGCCTAGCCCTGGTCCTCTTCGGGTCTGGCCTGTCCCTGATCAATTTCGCGGTCGACGAGATCGCCAATCCCCGCCTGCGCACCCTGCGGGTGCCAGCCAAGGTGCTGGCAGCGTTGACCAACCGCACCTCCAACCAAGGGGGCCGGGCATGA
- a CDS encoding glutathione S-transferase family protein: MSGKPVLYGATGCGSAVVEAGFILAGEDYDYVEASPWEPSDGLTALKAINPLVQVPTLVLPDGTVMTESVAILIWLMDRHPGRLGPGPGDPLRPSFLRWLVYLPAAIYPMYTVRDFVDQWVSGEKATGELKQSTVNRILLCWKNMEAALQPAAGGWLLGTPDLTALDLYICMMTRWTPRRDAIRAVAPGIVAVAERVDHDPRVVALWRRHFPDGYKDL, encoded by the coding sequence ATGTCGGGTAAACCGGTGCTGTACGGGGCTACGGGCTGCGGCTCCGCCGTTGTGGAGGCGGGCTTCATCCTAGCGGGCGAAGATTACGATTATGTGGAGGCCAGCCCGTGGGAGCCGTCCGATGGCCTGACGGCCCTGAAAGCCATCAACCCGCTGGTACAGGTGCCGACCCTGGTCCTGCCCGACGGGACCGTGATGACGGAATCGGTCGCCATCCTGATCTGGCTGATGGATCGGCATCCGGGCCGGCTGGGTCCGGGACCCGGTGACCCGCTGCGGCCATCCTTCTTGCGCTGGCTGGTCTATCTGCCCGCCGCCATCTATCCCATGTATACGGTGCGCGATTTCGTGGATCAGTGGGTGTCGGGGGAGAAGGCGACGGGGGAGCTGAAGCAATCCACCGTCAACCGCATCCTGCTCTGCTGGAAGAATATGGAAGCGGCGTTACAGCCGGCGGCGGGCGGATGGCTGCTGGGGACGCCGGACCTGACCGCACTCGACCTCTATATCTGCATGATGACCCGCTGGACGCCCCGGCGCGACGCCATCCGGGCCGTGGCACCGGGCATCGTGGCCGTGGCCGAACGGGTGGACCATGATCCGCGCGTGGTGGCGCTATGGCGGCGGCACTTCCCGGATGGGTACAAGGATCTGTAA
- a CDS encoding ABC transporter ATP-binding protein: MNGLPELGTRPVLEARGLTMRFGSFCALDSADFSLYPGRALALVGESGSGKSTCAKLLTHVLTASAGHIFHAGRDVTNLTGRKAVLEYRSAVQMVFQDPFAALNPAHNVEHHLTRPLALHRPDLSAAQRRDAVADLLRAVDLDPAISLRKYPHEMSGGQRQRVNLARALAVNPSVLIADEPTSMLDVSIRLSVLDTFRDLKRERGIAMLYITHDIATARYVAEETAVIFRGRIVERGPTAQVIDSPRHPYTRLLLAAVPEVGSPFGEGNSLATLAAQVRDSCEGPAELREVSPGHWVRFAA; encoded by the coding sequence ATGAATGGTTTGCCGGAACTGGGCACCCGCCCCGTGCTGGAGGCGCGCGGCCTGACCATGCGCTTCGGGTCCTTCTGCGCGCTCGACAGTGCCGATTTCAGCCTTTACCCCGGCCGCGCCCTGGCGCTGGTGGGCGAAAGCGGGTCGGGAAAGAGTACATGCGCCAAGCTATTGACCCATGTGCTGACGGCCAGCGCCGGCCATATCTTCCATGCCGGTCGCGATGTCACCAACCTGACGGGTCGTAAGGCCGTTCTGGAATACCGGTCTGCGGTCCAGATGGTGTTTCAGGACCCGTTCGCGGCCCTGAACCCCGCGCACAATGTCGAGCACCATCTGACCCGCCCGCTGGCCCTGCACCGGCCCGACCTTTCGGCGGCACAGCGGCGGGACGCCGTGGCAGACCTGCTGCGCGCTGTGGACCTGGACCCCGCCATCAGCCTGCGTAAATACCCGCATGAAATGAGCGGCGGGCAGCGGCAGCGGGTCAATCTGGCCCGTGCCCTGGCCGTCAACCCATCCGTGCTGATCGCCGATGAACCGACCTCCATGCTGGATGTCTCCATCCGCCTGTCGGTGCTGGACACGTTCCGCGACCTGAAGCGCGAACGCGGTATCGCCATGCTCTACATCACCCACGACATCGCCACCGCGCGATACGTGGCCGAAGAAACCGCCGTCATCTTCCGGGGCCGCATCGTGGAGCGCGGCCCCACAGCCCAGGTGATCGACAGCCCCCGCCACCCCTACACCCGGCTGCTGCTGGCCGCCGTGCCGGAAGTGGGCAGCCCCTTCGGCGAAGGCAACAGCCTGGCCACCCTGGCGGCCCAGGTGCGCGACAGCTGCGAAGGTCCGGCGGAACTGCGGGAGGTGTCACCGGGCCACTGGGTGCGGTTCGCGGCATAA
- the map gene encoding type I methionyl aminopeptidase encodes MKTYPGNFVLDPLGRRVTLHGKSAFAALHRAGAVAAACLDHITPHMQPGVTTAEIDDIVVAFLKANGALAATLGYHGFPKSCCISPNYVVNHGIPSDKVRLKAGDIVNVDVTAIVDGWYGDTSRMYLVGDVTQKAAHLVRTTYDAMMAGIGQAVPGKHLGDIGHVIERAAKAVGYSTVRDYVGHGIGRVFHDAPDVMHFGKPGRGMKLVPGMVFTIEPMFNQGGAGLRTLPDGWTNITRDLSLSAQFEHTVGVTEDGVEIFTRSPAGLDCPVGVD; translated from the coding sequence ATGAAGACCTATCCGGGTAATTTCGTGCTGGACCCGCTTGGACGGCGGGTCACCCTGCACGGCAAATCGGCCTTCGCCGCCCTGCACCGGGCCGGTGCGGTGGCGGCGGCTTGCCTGGACCATATCACGCCCCACATGCAGCCCGGCGTCACCACGGCGGAAATCGATGACATCGTGGTCGCCTTCCTGAAGGCGAACGGGGCGCTGGCGGCCACGCTGGGCTATCACGGATTTCCGAAATCCTGCTGCATCTCCCCCAACTATGTCGTCAATCACGGCATCCCGTCGGACAAGGTGCGGCTGAAAGCCGGTGACATCGTCAATGTCGATGTCACGGCCATCGTCGATGGCTGGTACGGCGATACCAGCCGCATGTATCTGGTGGGGGATGTCACCCAGAAGGCGGCCCATCTGGTCCGCACCACCTATGACGCCATGATGGCCGGCATCGGGCAGGCGGTGCCGGGCAAGCATCTGGGCGATATCGGCCATGTTATCGAACGGGCCGCCAAGGCCGTTGGTTATTCCACCGTCCGTGATTATGTCGGCCATGGCATCGGGCGCGTATTCCACGACGCGCCCGATGTCATGCATTTCGGCAAGCCGGGGCGCGGCATGAAGCTGGTGCCCGGCATGGTCTTCACCATTGAACCCATGTTCAATCAGGGCGGTGCCGGCCTGCGCACCCTTCCCGATGGCTGGACCAACATCACCCGCGACCTGTCCCTGTCGGCACAGTTCGAACATACGGTCGGCGTGACCGAAGACGGGGTGGAGATTTTCACTCGCTCCCCGGCGGGGCTGGATTGTCCGGTGGGGGTGGACTAA
- a CDS encoding LysR family transcriptional regulator, whose translation MNPPDLNLLLTLDVLLSEGSVAGAARRLRLSPSAMSRALARLRDATGDPLLVRAGRGLVPTPRALELRGQVGPLVEQALAALRPAIALDLCRLERIFTLRSSEGFVETFGATLITRAAAQAPGVRLRFMAKPERDSTPLRDGTVDLETGVVGPDLGPELRVQALFRDRFVGVVRPGHPLLDGPITAQAYASASHVAVTRVRPDKGPVDRALQALGLERRVAAFVGGYAGALAVARGSDLVATVSARHTQGLRAGMVAFDLPFDIPAVTVSLLWHPRLDADPAHRWLRGLVRAVCGDDPLAETDGSVHS comes from the coding sequence ATGAACCCTCCTGACCTGAACCTGCTGCTGACGCTGGATGTGCTGCTGTCGGAGGGCAGTGTGGCCGGCGCGGCGCGGCGTCTGCGGCTTAGCCCGTCGGCCATGAGCCGAGCGCTGGCGCGGCTGCGGGATGCGACAGGCGATCCGCTGCTGGTGCGGGCGGGTCGGGGGTTGGTGCCGACGCCGCGCGCCCTGGAACTGCGCGGGCAGGTGGGGCCGCTGGTCGAGCAGGCGCTGGCGGCCCTTCGCCCGGCCATCGCGTTAGACCTTTGCCGTCTGGAGCGCATCTTCACCCTGCGCAGCAGTGAGGGGTTTGTGGAAACGTTCGGGGCGACCCTGATCACGCGTGCGGCGGCGCAGGCACCCGGCGTGCGACTGCGTTTCATGGCCAAGCCGGAACGGGACAGCACGCCGTTGCGCGACGGCACGGTCGATCTGGAAACGGGCGTGGTGGGACCGGATCTGGGGCCGGAATTACGGGTACAGGCCCTGTTCAGGGACCGGTTTGTGGGCGTGGTGCGGCCCGGCCATCCGCTGCTGGACGGGCCGATAACGGCGCAGGCCTATGCCAGCGCATCGCATGTGGCGGTGACGCGGGTGCGGCCAGATAAGGGACCGGTCGATCGAGCCTTGCAGGCGCTGGGCCTGGAACGGCGGGTGGCGGCCTTTGTCGGGGGCTATGCCGGGGCGCTGGCCGTGGCGCGGGGCAGCGATCTGGTGGCGACCGTGTCGGCCCGGCATACGCAGGGGTTGCGGGCCGGGATGGTGGCCTTCGATCTGCCATTCGACATCCCCGCCGTCACCGTCTCCCTGCTCTGGCATCCTCGGCTGGACGCCGATCCGGCCCATCGCTGGCTGCGGGGGCTGGTGCGGGCGGTTTGCGGTGATGATCCCCTTGCCGAAACCGATGGTTCCGTTCACTCATAG
- a CDS encoding ABC transporter ATP-binding protein gives MTEPILSVRDLCVDYATPNGLSRAVKNVSFDISAGEVLGLAGESGSGKSTVAFAIARLHRPPAFITGGSITLAGTDVLALNDRELRAWRWRDLSVVLQSAMNALNPVLRVSAQFADMFKAHGIRDKADIRARTADLLQMVGIKPDRMDDYPHQFSGGMRQRIVIAMALALRPKLVVMDEPTTALDVVVQRELLEEVAALRHKLGFSVLFITHDLALMSQFCDRVGVMLRGQLIELSTPSAMIADPQQDYTRRLWASIPPLHPKPGETLVRMKETPQ, from the coding sequence ATGACCGAACCCATCCTGTCTGTGCGTGATCTCTGCGTCGATTACGCCACGCCCAACGGCCTGAGCCGCGCCGTCAAAAACGTCAGTTTCGACATTTCTGCCGGTGAAGTGCTTGGCCTGGCTGGAGAATCCGGTTCCGGCAAAAGCACCGTCGCTTTTGCCATCGCCCGCCTGCACCGCCCCCCGGCCTTCATCACGGGCGGGTCGATCACGCTTGCCGGCACCGATGTCCTGGCGCTCAATGACCGCGAATTGCGGGCTTGGCGCTGGCGCGACCTGTCGGTGGTGCTGCAATCGGCGATGAACGCGCTGAACCCCGTGCTGCGTGTCTCGGCGCAGTTCGCGGACATGTTCAAGGCGCACGGGATACGGGACAAGGCCGATATCCGCGCCCGTACCGCCGACCTGTTGCAGATGGTCGGCATCAAGCCGGACCGCATGGACGATTACCCGCATCAATTCAGCGGCGGCATGCGTCAGCGCATCGTCATCGCCATGGCCCTGGCGCTGCGGCCGAAGCTGGTGGTGATGGACGAGCCGACCACGGCCTTGGATGTGGTGGTACAGCGGGAGCTGCTGGAGGAAGTGGCGGCGCTGCGCCACAAGCTGGGCTTCTCCGTCCTGTTCATCACCCATGATCTGGCATTGATGAGCCAGTTCTGCGACCGGGTGGGTGTCATGCTGCGCGGGCAGTTGATCGAACTGTCCACCCCTTCCGCCATGATCGCGGACCCACAGCAGGATTATACACGCCGCCTCTGGGCCTCCATCCCGCCTTTGCACCCAAAGCCCGGTGAGACGCTGGTCCGCATGAAGGAGACGCCGCAATGA
- the glgA gene encoding glycogen synthase GlgA has product MRVLFVTSECLPYVKTGGLGDVAGALPAALRAEGVDVRTLIPGYPGVLDRLENIKVLRDLRGLPGLPSAAPARLVAGRGVDGGTVYALDIPSFFGRKGNPYLGPDGKDWSDNHLRFAALGRIAALIGLAGDGASGRAAWKPDVLHGHDWQAGLAAAHLHFPLWPLAGLKRPGTVFTIHNLAFQGLFPAETVPTLGLPWDGFTPQGFEFYSQLSFLKAGLVYSDRLTTVSPTYATEIQGEIFGFGMDGLLRARADVLHGILNGIDTDAWDPARDPQLSALYDADTLPAKETNKADIQRAFGLSPDIHAPLFGIVSRLTDQKGIDLVVQAIPHIVARGGQLAVLGTGTASLEQALAGAARHYPGRVGLVLGYDEALSHRLQAGVDVLMVPSRFEPCGLTQMYALRYGTLPLVARVGGLADTVTDCTDDALSDGTATGFTFGPVTVPSLINAIDRAFALHPQTERWRGVQRSAMARDVSWGASARHYVETYKAAMAAADRG; this is encoded by the coding sequence ATGCGCGTTCTTTTTGTTACGTCGGAATGCCTGCCTTATGTGAAGACCGGTGGTCTGGGCGATGTGGCCGGCGCCCTGCCGGCGGCGTTGCGGGCGGAAGGGGTGGATGTTCGCACCCTGATCCCCGGATATCCCGGCGTGCTGGACCGGCTGGAAAATATCAAGGTGCTGCGCGACCTGCGCGGGTTACCAGGATTGCCGTCAGCAGCACCGGCCCGGCTGGTGGCGGGGCGGGGTGTGGATGGCGGCACCGTCTATGCGCTGGATATCCCTAGCTTCTTCGGGCGCAAGGGCAACCCGTATCTGGGGCCGGATGGCAAGGACTGGTCCGACAATCATCTGCGCTTTGCCGCCTTGGGCCGTATCGCGGCCTTGATCGGGCTGGCGGGGGACGGGGCCTCCGGACGGGCGGCGTGGAAGCCGGATGTGCTCCATGGCCATGACTGGCAGGCGGGTCTGGCAGCGGCGCATCTGCATTTCCCGCTCTGGCCGCTGGCCGGGCTGAAGCGGCCGGGGACGGTTTTCACCATCCACAATCTGGCCTTCCAGGGTCTGTTCCCGGCAGAGACGGTGCCGACCCTGGGCCTGCCATGGGACGGGTTCACGCCGCAGGGATTTGAATTCTACAGCCAGTTGTCGTTCCTGAAGGCAGGCTTGGTCTATTCAGACCGCCTGACAACGGTCAGCCCGACCTATGCCACCGAAATCCAGGGGGAGATTTTCGGCTTCGGCATGGATGGGCTGCTGCGTGCCCGCGCCGATGTGCTGCATGGCATCCTGAACGGCATCGACACCGATGCCTGGGACCCCGCCCGCGACCCGCAGTTGAGTGCGCTGTACGATGCCGACACGCTGCCCGCCAAAGAGACCAACAAGGCCGATATCCAGCGGGCCTTCGGTCTGTCGCCCGATATCCATGCGCCCTTGTTCGGCATTGTCAGCCGCCTGACGGACCAGAAGGGCATCGATCTGGTGGTGCAGGCCATCCCGCATATCGTGGCGCGCGGCGGGCAGCTGGCAGTGCTGGGCACGGGTACGGCGTCGCTGGAACAGGCACTGGCCGGCGCCGCGCGGCATTATCCGGGCCGGGTCGGGTTGGTGCTGGGTTATGACGAGGCACTGTCCCACCGGTTGCAGGCGGGTGTGGACGTGCTGATGGTGCCGTCGCGGTTTGAACCGTGCGGCCTGACGCAGATGTATGCGCTGCGTTACGGCACCTTGCCGCTGGTTGCCCGCGTGGGCGGGCTGGCCGATACGGTGACGGATTGCACCGACGATGCATTGTCGGACGGAACGGCCACGGGCTTTACATTTGGCCCCGTCACCGTGCCGTCGCTGATCAATGCCATTGACCGTGCCTTCGCCCTGCACCCGCAGACCGAGCGCTGGCGCGGGGTGCAACGTTCCGCGATGGCGCGTGACGTCTCCTGGGGCGCGTCGGCCCGGCATTATGTGGAGACGTACAAGGCCGCGATGGCGGCGGCGGACCGTGGGTGA
- the argB gene encoding acetylglutamate kinase, translating to MTVSVTPTLTREEWLAKAQTLSEALPYMRRYDGKIIVVKYGGHAMGNPELARQFANDIVLLKQVGAYPIVVHGGGPQIGKLLDRLQIKSEFIDGLRVTDKDTMEIAEMVLSGSINKEIVALINDAGGDAIGLSGKDDDLIEARKATRTKRDPDSNIEKVVDLGFVGEPFRINPQILHKLRNAGFIPVIAPIGIGEDGQTYNINADTAAGAIAAAMDATRLLLLTDVAGFLNKNKELVPELSVSDARAAIADGTAQGGMIPKLETCIDAVVGGVEGAVILDGRVPHAILLEIFTEGGAGTLVGKK from the coding sequence ATGACCGTTTCCGTCACCCCGACGCTGACCCGCGAGGAATGGCTCGCCAAGGCACAGACTCTGTCGGAGGCGTTGCCCTACATGCGCCGCTATGACGGCAAGATCATCGTCGTCAAGTATGGCGGCCACGCCATGGGCAACCCGGAACTGGCCCGCCAGTTCGCCAATGACATCGTCCTGCTGAAGCAGGTAGGTGCCTATCCCATCGTGGTGCATGGCGGCGGACCACAGATCGGCAAGCTGCTGGACCGGTTGCAGATCAAGTCGGAATTCATCGACGGCCTGCGCGTGACCGACAAGGACACGATGGAGATTGCCGAGATGGTGCTGTCCGGCAGCATCAACAAGGAAATCGTGGCCCTGATCAACGATGCCGGCGGCGATGCCATCGGCCTGTCGGGCAAGGATGACGACCTGATTGAGGCACGCAAGGCCACCCGCACCAAGCGCGATCCAGACAGCAATATCGAAAAGGTCGTTGATTTGGGCTTCGTGGGCGAGCCGTTCCGCATCAACCCGCAAATCCTGCATAAGCTGCGCAATGCCGGCTTCATCCCCGTCATCGCCCCCATCGGCATCGGCGAGGATGGTCAGACCTATAATATCAACGCCGACACGGCCGCCGGCGCCATCGCCGCCGCCATGGATGCCACGCGCTTGCTGCTGCTGACCGATGTTGCCGGCTTCCTGAACAAGAACAAGGAACTGGTGCCGGAACTGTCCGTGTCCGACGCCCGCGCCGCCATCGCCGATGGCACGGCCCAGGGCGGTATGATCCCCAAGCTGGAGACCTGCATCGATGCCGTTGTCGGCGGGGTCGAGGGTGCCGTGATCCTGGATGGCCGCGTTCCGCACGCCATCCTGCTGGAGATTTTCACTGAGGGCGGGGCCGGCACGCTGGTCGGCAAGAAGTAA